CGCACCCCGCTCGCGACCGTACCCAACGCCACCCATGCCCGTGAAATCGTCCGGCGCATTGCTCGAACGCGGCGCGTTGAAGCTCGGACTGCACCCGCAACCGGCACCGGTGGCGATATTGTCGAAACCGCACAACGGTCGCGCGCCGTGTATCCATTGCGGCTATTGCATGGGGTTTGGTTGCGAGGTCGGCGCCAAATCGTCAACCCTGGCTACCGTTATTCCGCAGGCACTGGCAAGCGGCAAATGCGAAATACGGCCACTCAGTACGGTCTACCGACTGGAAATCAACGACGCCGGCAAGATCGACGAAGTGCTCTACTTCGACGCTGACGGCAAGCAACGCTCGCAGAAAGCGAAGGCGGTCGTCCTGTCCGCAAACGGCGCCGAGACACCACGACTGCTGCTCGACTCAGCCAGCGCCCGACACCCGGACGGGCTGGGCAACTCCAGTGGCTTCGTAGGTCGCAACCTGATGTTCAATGGTCACTCCATTGCCAATGGCGTGTTCGCAGAACAACTGAACGACTACAAGAGCATCCAGGTAACCCGCATCATTCACGACTTCTACGAGTCGGATCCGAAACGCGGCTACTACGGTGGCGGCGGAATCGATGCGAGACCGCTGTTCTCGGCGACGCCGATCTTGTTCGCCATGGCCGGTGCGCCACCCAACGTGCGCTCTTGGGGCCGGGAATACAAAGAGGCGCTGGCGCACAACTACACCCGGCAGATGACGATACTGGGCAATACCACGTCGCTCGCACAGGATCGTAACAACATCACACTGGACCCCACCTACAAAGACCAGTGGGGTCGCGCGGCATTGCGCCTGACTTACAGAGACCACGACGATGATTTGGCAATTTCGGAATTCTTCCGCCAGAAGTCGCTTGAATTGATGGATGCAGCGGGCGCGGAACAATCGTGGTCATTCCCCGTTGAAGCACAATCCAGCGGCGCCCACCTGCTCGGCACCTGTCGGATGGGCGACGACGCCGAGACTTCGGTCGTCGACAAACACCATCGCAGCCATGACGTGAAGAACTTATTTATCTGCGATGGCTCGAGCTTTGTGACCTCGGGTCGCGGCCAGCCAACCATGACCATTATGGCATTGGCCTTTCGTGCCGCTGAACACATCGCCGCGGCCGCAAAAGCAAACGACATCTAGCAACGCAAGTCCTTGCCGCCGTGGACCCGCAACACGTCGGCCGATTGGCAACGAGCCGTGCGGCCAATGCACGCCGCAGAATGCGCACAACGGCGCTCCATGCCGCACCGCCGCTGACACACATGCTCGTGTCATAACCCGATGGTCGCATGCATGGACTGGCAGGCACGCGCGGCCGGGCCGCCTTCTGTGCCGCACTGCCGGTTCCACGCCGCTACCAGGTCACTGCAGGCGTTGCCCGGCGAGGCTGCATTTTGGCCTGAAAAATCCGCCGACGGTGGTACGCTATGCCCCTTTTTTGCCCGGAACCAGCACCACATGACTGTCAAACTTCTTGGAATTTCCAACGCCATCGTCGATATTCTCGCCAACGTTGAAGCCGATTTTCTCGACAAGGTGAACGCACCGCCCGGCTCGATGACGCTGATTGATGAAGCTCGTGCCCGCGAAATTTACGACATGATGGGGCCTGCAACGGAAATGTCCGGCGGCTCAGTTGCCAACACCGTCGCCGGCTTCGCCAGCCTCGGTGGTCGCGCTGCCTACATCGGCAAAGTCAGGAACGATCAGCTCGGCGACATTTTCACGCACGATATGCGCTCGCTCGGCGTGGACGTGCGACTGCCACCGGCGACCGATGGCGCGGCAACCGCGCGCAGTCACATTCTGATCACGCCGGACGGCCAGCGCACCATGCAAACGTATTTGGGTGCCTGCACGGAACTCGCCGTTGCTGACATCACCGCGGCGACCGTAGGCGAACCCGACATTGCGTTGCTGGAAGGCTATGTCTGGGATATCGCCGAAGGCCCCGCGCTAGCCGCAGCCGCCGTTGAACTGGTCCGCAAGGCCGGTGGCAAAGTTGCGCTGTCTTTATCCGATTCCATGTGCGTCGAACGCCATCAAAAGGAATTCGCCAGCTTCGTTCGCGACGCTGCGGATCTCGTGTTTGCAGACGAAGACGAAATGATGGCGCTGCTGCAGGTCAAGACCTTCGAAGAAGTTCCACCGCTGGCGGCACAATTGCCACCGTTGTTCGTCATCACCCGCTCTGCCAAAGGTTCCGTGCTCATCAAGGGCGAAAAGCAGATCCAGCAGGATGCCATCCGGGTCGACAAGGTCGTCGATTCCACCGGCGCTGGTGACTCCTTTACAGCCGGTTTCCTGTACGCCTATACCAATGGCATGTCATTGGACAAATGCGCCCGGGCCGGCACCTTCTGTGCGACCCAGGTCATCCAGCAGATCGGTGCCCGCATCGACAAGGACGCGCTGGACGAACTCGACTAGACGGAGGTATCAACGTGCACAGCAAGCTGACCGTACTGTTCATTGCGCTGACCCTGCTGACATCCGCGCAAGCTCACGACGATGCTGTTGCGCACTACCTTGCGAACGAAGGCCTCATGGTCGCGCACGGAGATACCAAGATCCTGTTTGATCCGTTGTTCCGCGAGAGTTACGGACAGTACCGTTTAGTTCCGGATGCAATGCGCGCTGCGCTGTTCGAGGGCAGCGCGCCGTGGGATGGCATCGATGCCGTGTTCATCAGTCACTACCACGACGACCATTTTGCACCCGACGAGATGCTCATCCTGCTGCGCCAGCAGCCGCAGTTGCTGCTGTTTGCACCACGCCAGGCCGTGGCGGCAATGCGCAAGTTCGACGATGACGAGTCCCTGTTCGAGCGCGTCACGGCGGTCAACCTCGCCTATCGCGATGCGCCGGTCAGTTACACAAGGCCGGGGCTGCTGATTGAGGCCGTGCGCATTCCGCATTCGGGATGGCCAGATAGGCGGACTGACGTTGAAAACATTGCCTGGCGCGTCACGCTGGATGACGGCCCCACCGTGCTGCATCTGGGCGACGCCGATACCCGTGACGCCCATTTCGCGAATGACCCCGAATACTGGCGACAACGATACCCGGAAATGGCATTTCCGCCTTACTGGTTCTTTTTGTCGAACAGCGGCAAGGACGTTCTGACCACGAGGATTCGCGCTGGCCATGCGGTGGGCGTGCACGTACCGGTCAGCGTGCCGCAACAGGAGAACAAGCGGGACCCCGCCTTGCAGGGCGTTGATTTATTCACGACCCCGGGTGAAACGCGGATGATCGATCACGCGCACTGATCGCAGCAGCGGATGCCTAGCTGCCGATCGGGTGCCAGGTTGTTTTGGTTTCCTGCACATCGGCAACGAAATAGGGACTCGCCGCCGTCGCCTTGCTCCAGTTGATGCCGTCCCGGGCGATGACCCGCTTGATATTGTCAGCGGCTTTGACCTGAATATCGGCCGCCGTGTCGTCATCGGCATCGCAGCAAATCACCGCATTCACATCCATGTGCGAGGCGAATTGTCCGGCCAGCTCGCTGCGGTAACCGGTCAGCAAATTCACAACGCCGCCTGGCACATCGGACGCGTGCAGCACTTCGGCAAAACTGACCGCGTTCAGTGGCAATGATTCCGACGCCAGCACCACGCAGCTATTGCCGCCGACAATGGTCGGTGCAATGTTCGACACCAGACCCAGCAAACCACTGCTTTCGGGTGCCAGTATCGACACCACACCGGTTGCTTCGAGAACTGAAAAATTGAAATGCGATGACGCAACCGGATTAACCGCGGAAAAAATCTGCTGGTACTTGTCGGCCCAGCCCGCGTAGTAAATCAAGCGGTCTACAGCCGCGTCCACTTCCTCAGTCGCTGCTTTCTTGCCCACACCCTGCACCGTCATTTCGGCGATGAACTGTTCACGACGGCCTTCCAGCATTTCCGCAATGCGGTAAAGAATCTGTCCGCGCAGATAAGCACTGGCTGACGCCCAGCCGGGCTGTGCGGCACGCGCGGCAACTACCGCATTGCGAAAGTCCTTGCGACTGGAGCGACAAATATTGGCAATGACTTTGCCTTTCGCGTTTTGCAGATCGTAGTAGCGCCCGGACTCCGTACGCGGAAACTTGCCGCCGATGTAGATCTTGTAGGTCTTGGCGACCGGGATACGTGCTGCTTGTGTTGCCATCTCAGGACTCCAGGTTCAGATAAGCGCCAAGACCGTGCAGACCGCCTTCCCGGCCCACGCCCGATTCCTTGTAGCCGCCGAACGGCGAGGTCGGATCAAACTTGTTGAAGGTGTTCGCCCAGATCACGCCGGCACGCACGTTCTGGGTCATCTTGAAAATCCTGGAGCCTTTATCGGTCCAGATGCCGCCCGACAAACCGTACTGCGTGTTGTTCGCCTTGCTCAGACCCTCCTCCAGCGTACGGAATGTCTGGATTGCCAGTACCGGCCCGAAAATTTCTTCCTGCACGACCCGGTTGGATTGCGACACACCGGTGAATATCGTCGGTCGGCACCAATAGCCTTTGGCCGGTACGCTACAGGAACTCTGGTGCATTGCCGCTCCTTCCGCAACGCCCAGCTTCAGGTAGGACTCGATGCGGCCGAGTTGTTGCTTCGAATTAATCGCGCCGATGTCCGTGTTCTTGTCGAGCGGATCACCGACGATAAGCGTTTCCATGCGTTCACGCAGTCGCTCGATCACATCGTCGGCCACCGACTCCTGCACCAGCAAACGTGAACCTGCACAGCAAACGTGCCCTTGATTGAAGAAGATGCCATTGACGATGCCTTCCACTGCCTGATCGAGCGCCGCATCGGCGAAGATAATATTGGCAGCCTTGCCGCCCAGCTCCAGCGTGTACTTCTTGCCGCTGCCAGCGATCGATTTCATGATTGCCCGACCCACGCCGGTTGAACCGGTAAAGGCCACTTTGTCGACATCGTCGTGATTCACGATGGCCGCACCGGTCTCACCTGCGCCAGTGACAATATTCACAACGCCGTCCGGTAAACCGGCCTCCTGAATCACTTCAGCCAGTTTCAACGCGGTCAACGGCGTGGTTTCCGCCGGCTTGAGCACCACGGTATTGCCGCAGGCCAGCGCCGGTGCAATTTTCCAGGCCGCCATGAGCAATGGGAAATTCCAGGGTATGACCTGGCCCGCCACACCCAGTGCCTTTGCTGTGCGGCCGGGGTACGCGTACTCAAGTTTATCAGCCCAGCCGGCGTAATAGAAAAAGTGCGCCGCCGCCAACGGGATATCGATGTCGCGGGATTCCCGGATGGGCTTGCCGCCGTCCAGCGACTCAATGACCGAAAATTCGCGCGCACGCTCCTGCAATATCCGGGCGATCCGGTAGATGTACTTGCCGCGCTCGGCCGCCTTCATCTTTGACCACGGACCATTGAATGCCTTGCGCGCGGCTGCCACAGCCTTGTTCACGTCGGCATCGGTCGCCAGTGCCACGCGACTGAGTTTTTTCTCGGTTGCCGGGTTCACGGTATTGAAGTAGCCACCTTTGGCCGGCGCGACAAACTTACCGCCAATGAACAGCTCGTATTGCTTGTCGATCTTCACGTGATCCGTGCTTTCGGGGGCTGGCGCGTACTCCCAGCCACCGTCGAATGCGAGTTTGTTTGCTTGTGTGTCCACGCTTAGGCCCACTCAGTCTTTGGAAAAGTAATCGGCCGACTGGTACACGCCGGTCGCCTGTTTCTGCAGCTGCATCAATACGTCATTCGCCAGTGAACTGGCACCGAAGCGAAACCACTCCGGCGTCATCCAGGCATTGCCCAGCGTTTCACGCAGCATGACCAAGTAATGAATGGCGAGTTTGGAGTTCGAAATTCCGCCGGCCGGCTTCATGCCCACCATGCGACCGGTCTCGCGATGGAAGTCACGAATCGCCTGCAACATGACAAACGTAACCGGCAAAGTGGCTGCAGGTTGAATCTTGCCGGTCGAGGTTTTGATGAAATCAGCGCCTGCATGCATAGCCAGCACGCTGGCACGACGCACATTGTCCAGCGTGCTCAACTCGCCGGTTTCGAGTATCACCTTGAGATGTGCTTCGCCGCAGGCTTCCTTAACCGCCGCAATCTCGTCGAATACAAAGCGGTAATCGCCTTGCAGAAAAGCACCGCGAGAAATCACCATGTCGATTTCGTCGGCGCCTTCCGCCACCGCAATTTTCGTTTCATCAATTTTGATGTGACGCGGCGCCATGCCACTGGGGAACGCCGTCGCAACCGATGCGACGTTTATGCCGCTGTCGCCCAGTGCTTTCCTGGCAATGCCGACCATGGTGGGGTAAACACAGACAGCCGCAACGTGCGGCAGGCCCGGCAACTGATCGTGCAAATGCATGGCCTTCTGGCACAACTGGCGCACTTTGCCCGGCGTATCCTGACCTTCGAGCGTGGTCAGGTCGATCATGCTCAAAATCATTTTCAACGCGGCGGTTTTGGATTCCGTTTTGATCGAACGGGTCTGGAAGCGAGCGACCCGCTCGGCCACGCCAACCTCGTCTACCCGCGTCACCTGGCTCAGGTCGGGCAGCGGCGGCGCCGGCGTCAGCGCGGCACTCACTGGGGATCTCCACTCATGCGCACCGTCTCCAGGGCCACGGTGATCATCTCGTCAAAGGTATTCTGGCGCTCATCCGACGACAACGCGTCGCCACTGACGATGTCATCGCTGACCGTGCAAATGGCGAGTGCTTCAACGCCGTGTTCGGCAGCGATCGGGTAGATACCGGCCGCTTCCATTTCCACGCCCAGCACATTGTACTTCGCCATAGTTTCGAACATCTCGGGCTGCGGCGTGTAGAACAAATCAGCCGAGAAAATATTGCCTACGTGATAGCGCACCTGGTTTTCTTCAGCGGCGAGGACCGCATTGGCGACCAACGAAAACGTGGCCAGGGGCGCGAGATCAAAGCCGCCGAAACGCATCCGGTTGACATTGGAATCGGTGGATGCGCCCATCGCAATCAACACATCGCGCAACTTCACGTCAGGGTGCGTCGTGCCGCAACTACCGACGCGGATCAAGCGTTTCACGCCGTACTCGGTAACCAGTTCGGTGCAGTAAATGGACGCGGACGGAATGCCCATGCCGTGCGCCATGACCGAGACCGGTATGCCGCGATAGCTGCCGGTGTAACCCCACATGTTGCGCACGTCGGTAACGCGACGCGGTTCGTCCAGCCATTTTTCGGCAATGTACCGGGCACGTAAAGGGTCGCCAGGCATCAATACCGATGGCGCAAAGTCGCCCGGAGCCGCATTCATGTGTTTTGTTGCCATTGCTACTCGCCTGCTTGCTGCGCCCCGTGGCGCGCTGGGTCAAAAATAGACCGGAACCGGCCGGATCGGCGGCACCGAAGGCAAAGCATAGCACCGCCGCACCCACGGCCGCCCTCGGCCGGCCATGCGACCGGCAACCTTACGCCGCCGCTGCGGGCATGGGAAGCCCGCCGCAAATCGCATTACCATAGGGCTGTCCAGCCGCTCATCGAGACCATGCAATGTCGAAACCACTGTTCCCTGTCACTGCCAGCCGCGAATTTTTTACCCGTGAGCGCTGCTACATTACCGAACTGCTGAACGTGCCCGGCGAACCGCGTTTGTCACTCGCGCGTTGCCGGGTCGAGCCCGGCGTGACCACGGAACTGCACAGCCTCGCCGTTGACGAGTGGTATTTCATCGAGCAGGGTACGGGCCGGATGGAGGTTGGAGACGGCGCGCCGTTTGCGGTCGGGCCCGGCGACACGGTCGCCATCGACCGCAATGTCGCCCAAAGAATTCACAATGACGGCCACACTGACCTCGTATTCCAGTGCATTTGCGTGCCCCGCTTCGCGGCAGAACACTACCGGCCACTGGAGGCCGGGAACGCTTGATCGTGGGCGAATAACCACAGCCACCGCTGCGGCTGCCAGCCGGCGATTTGCGCAAAAATATGGCCAAATCGGTAGTCAAGAAGGCTATACTCCCGCGATCGTTTCAGGGAGACAAACAATGCGTGGTATGAACCCAACAATCGCTCGCCGGACGCTCGCGAGCAGTGCTGCGGCACTCGTTCTGCTGTCCACAACGGCAGGTTTGAACACCGTCGTGGCGCAGGAGCGTGCGGACCGGGGCATTCTCGAAGAAATCACGGTTACGGCGCAGCGTCGTGAAGAGAACTTGCAGGAAGTGCCGTTCTCAGTGTCCGCCTTGCGTGGCGACCGCTTTCAGACGCTGGTTGAAGCCGGCGAAGACATCCGCGCCCTCGCCAACCGTGTTCCCAGCCTGTACGCCGAATCCTCGAACGGCCGCCTGGCACCGCGCTTTTACATGCGCGGCCTTGGCAACACCGACTTCGACCTCGCTGCGTCGCAGTCGGTATCCATCATCATGGACGAAGTCGTGCAGGAGAACGTTATCCTGAAGAGCTTCCCGTTGTTCGACATCGAACGGGTTGAAGTGCTGCGCGGACCGCAAGGCTCGCTGTTTGGCCGCAACACGCCGGCGGGTATCGTCAAATTCGATACGCGCAAGCCGACCAGCGAACTGAACGGCTACGTCAATGCGACGATCGGCAGTCTGGGCACGGCCAATATCGAAGGTGCGATAGGCGGCAGCCTGACCGAGTCCAACGTGCTCATGGGCCGGTTTTCCTTCATTGACCAAAACCGCGATGACTGGATCAGCAATGGCTTCACCGGTGAAAGTGATGTCATGGGCGGGTATGACGAGACAGCATGGCGCGCACAGCTGCTGTTCGAGCCCAGCGACAACCTGAGCGCATTGCTCAACGTCCACGGCCGCAATCTGAACAACGGCACCGCGTCGATTTTTTACGCCAACATCATCGGGCCCGGTGACAACAACCTGAATGAGAACTTCATTCGCGATGTTGTGTATTTCGACGAAGGTGAGAACAACCCGCAGGAAGCAGACGCGCTGGGTTTCAGCCTGAAAGTAGACTGGGATTTCGGCAACGATCTCGTTCTGACCTCGATCACGTCTCACGAAGAACTGGAAAACAGCAGCTACGGTGACATCGACGGCGGCAACCTGGTCAGCGGCCCCGGCTTCATTCCGTTCCCGTCACAAACGCGCGACGGCCTGGATGACCTGGAACAAATCACGCAGGAATTCCGCCTCGCATCAAACGCGCGCGACAACGTTTTCTGGCAGACCGGGTTCTTCTACTTCAAGTCTGACTTCACGGTGAACACCGAACCGTTCTTCGTGCCGCCAACAGAAGTCCGGCACAAGAACGACTCCTGGGCCGTGTTCGGTCAGGTCGCGTGGGATTTGTCCGACAGCACAACGCTGACGGCCGGCATCCGCTATACCGACGACGAGAAGGAAATGACCACCGGTTCCACACCCAACCCGCAACCGCTGGTTGAAGTGGGTGACGACCAGGTCAGCTGGGACCTCAGTCTCATGCATGTACTGAACGACAACGTGAGCGTTTACGCCCGCGTTGCCAGCGGCTTCCGCGCACCGTCGATTCAGGGACGCAACATCGCGTTCTTCGATGCAAACCCGTATTCGGTCGCCACGTCCGAAACCATCCTGTCCACTGAAGTCGGCTTCAAATCGGAAGTCAGCGATCGGGTTCGTATCAACGGTGCGGTTTATTACTACACCATTGACGACCAGCAGTTCTCGGCCATCGGCGGCAACACCAACTCCAACGTGCTGGTCAACGCTGACAAGGGCGTCGGCATTGGTACGGACGTAGACGCCGAGTTTGTGCTGAGCGACAACTTTGTCATGACCATTGGTGCCAGCTACAACGACACCAAGATTGACGATGCCAACCTCGTGACCGCGGTCTGCGCCCAGTGCACGGTCATGGATCCGCTGGACGGTAACGGGTTCGCCATTCTTGACGGCAACCGCTTCCCGCAGGCACCGGAATACCAGTTCAACATCACGGCCCGTTACAGCACGCCAGTGGGCGACGATGACGAACTGTACTGGTACGCCGACTATGCCCATCAGGGCGACGCAAACTTCTTCCTCTACGAAGCCGCCGAGTACCATTCCGGGGACATTTTCGAGGCAGGGTTGCGTGCCGGTTACATTGCCAACAACGGCCAATGGGAAATCGCGGCGTTTGCCCGCAACATCACGGACGAAGAAAACCTGAAGGGCGGCATCGACTTCAATAACAACACCGGCTACGTCAACGAGCCACGTATCTTCGGCCTGAACTTCCGGATGAATTTCGGGGAATAACTGCTCCTCTAACATTCGCGGTTACAAAGCCCGGCAATCGCCGGGCTTTTTTTTGCTTGCCAGTACAAGCTGACCGCAGCGATTACCGACCGGATGAGCAGGCTCCGCACGCAACTCGCGCGACCATCTGCACCGCCAGCAAACGTCGACGCCGAATCGCATAGTTGGGCGCCTCGATCCTGCAACCGCCTGCACGGGAAAATCGACGGCCATGCAATTCATAACAAAACCAGCAGCCAGCATTATCGCCGCCGCCCAATTTGCGTAGACTGTCGCACACCTGACTTGCCATGGAGCTGACCATGAACGCTGCGTACCGACTTCTTTGCTGCCTCGCGTTGACGATGGTAGCCGGTGCTTGCCAATCGCCTGCACAGCGTGCGCCAGCGGCATCCACAGCGGCCGTTACGATCATGACCTTCAACGTCGAAAACCTGTTCGACAACACCGACGACCCCGGCAAGGACGACGCCACTTACCTGCCGCTGGCGGCAAAGCAGAACGATGCTCACCGTCAGGGCTGCGCCACGATAGAAGTCGATCGCTGGCGCGAACAGTGCCTGTACTGGGACTGGAGCGACGAGCTGGTCGAACGCAAGCTGGCCGTAGTCGCGGCTGCCATCCTGCAAGTCAACAATGGCCGCGGCCCTGACATTCTCGCCCTGCAGGAAATCGAGAACGTCCGCATCCTGGAGCGGCTGCGTACCGAGTACCTGACCGATGCCGGGTACCTGCCGGCCATACTGATAGAAGGCACCGACCTGCGCGGAATCGACGTGGCCTTCCTGAGCCGGTTGCCACTAAACAGCGAACCGCAACTGCATCCGATCACATTTGATGCTGAGTTTGCGTCACGGGTAGCTGATACGCGCGGCATTCTTCAGGCAGACTTCGAGCTCCCGGACGGTTCCGTCCTGACCGGCTTCGCCGTGCATTTTCCGGCACCGTTTCACCCAACTGACATGCGGATCTCGGCCTACAAGACGCTGAACGCGCTGCGCGCCGGATTGCCGGGCAGCCGCCCGGCATTTGCCGCCGGGGATTTCAATACGACATCGACGGAAGATGCGCGGGAAAAATTGCTGGATCGCTATGCACGCCCCTACTGGCAGGTCGCTCACGACCTCGGTTGTGGTGACGATTGCCGCGGCAGCGCGTATTATGCGCGCGACGATACCTGGTCCTTCCTGGACATGCTCCTCTGGTCGCCCGCCAACCGTGGCGCAAACGCAACATGGGACATTCGCGCGAATTCCGTCAGACTTGCCAACCAGACCAGCGGTCAGCGCCAGAACAATGGCACTCCAGCCCGCTTTGATCCGGCAGGCGGGCCCGGCGTTTCCGACCACTGGCCGCTGCAAGTCACTATAGAATCAAGGTAAAAACAGTGTCTTGCGGGGCTTTGATGAAGCACCGCTGCGGACCGGTGCAAACCCTGGCCGGGCCGGTCGCGGCAAGCCTTGCCGGAACGGCACCGGGTGCATATTGCGCCTCCCGATAGGCTGCGTTAGATTTACAACAAAATCACGCGGCGGGTTCCAGCTGCCCGCACTTTCCAACGATCGAGCGATTCGCTTTTGGCGACCTAAATGACACCCGGTTGTAACACTGCAATCGCAAAATCGCGCTCTTTTCACTCTCAGGGATCCAAAATGAAGAACAAGTTCAGGCTCTTCGGCTTTGCAGGACGGCTGGCAGCCGGATTAATGCTGCTTGCTGTTGCATTGCCACTTACCGTGAATGCACAGGAAACCACTTCCTCCATTCGCGGCAAGGTACGCGACGCGGCCGGTGCACCGGTTGCCGGCGCGACAGTCATCGTACGCAACATGCGTACCGACGTTGTCTATAACTACGAATCCAACAGCACCGGTACATTTTTCGCCAGCAACCTGCCGGTTGGTGGCCCGTACCAGGTAACCGTTAACGGTGTCCGCACAGTAGAAGTCGCCAGTATCTCGCTGGGCGACATTTACAACCTGGCCATTGAATTGCCGGGTGGCGGCGCAGTTGAAGAAATCGTCGTGACCGGGCAGGCCGTGCAGGGTGTTGACGTCGCTGCCGGTCCCGCTGCGACGTTCACGAGCTACGACATTGAAACCTCGGTGAACTTCAATCGCGATATCGTCGATGTCTACAGCATCGACCCGCGCCTGAACCTCGACAATCAGGACGATGGCTTT
The DNA window shown above is from Woeseia oceani and carries:
- a CDS encoding endonuclease/exonuclease/phosphatase family protein, yielding MNAAYRLLCCLALTMVAGACQSPAQRAPAASTAAVTIMTFNVENLFDNTDDPGKDDATYLPLAAKQNDAHRQGCATIEVDRWREQCLYWDWSDELVERKLAVVAAAILQVNNGRGPDILALQEIENVRILERLRTEYLTDAGYLPAILIEGTDLRGIDVAFLSRLPLNSEPQLHPITFDAEFASRVADTRGILQADFELPDGSVLTGFAVHFPAPFHPTDMRISAYKTLNALRAGLPGSRPAFAAGDFNTTSTEDAREKLLDRYARPYWQVAHDLGCGDDCRGSAYYARDDTWSFLDMLLWSPANRGANATWDIRANSVRLANQTSGQRQNNGTPARFDPAGGPGVSDHWPLQVTIESR
- a CDS encoding TonB-dependent receptor — encoded protein: MRGMNPTIARRTLASSAAALVLLSTTAGLNTVVAQERADRGILEEITVTAQRREENLQEVPFSVSALRGDRFQTLVEAGEDIRALANRVPSLYAESSNGRLAPRFYMRGLGNTDFDLAASQSVSIIMDEVVQENVILKSFPLFDIERVEVLRGPQGSLFGRNTPAGIVKFDTRKPTSELNGYVNATIGSLGTANIEGAIGGSLTESNVLMGRFSFIDQNRDDWISNGFTGESDVMGGYDETAWRAQLLFEPSDNLSALLNVHGRNLNNGTASIFYANIIGPGDNNLNENFIRDVVYFDEGENNPQEADALGFSLKVDWDFGNDLVLTSITSHEELENSSYGDIDGGNLVSGPGFIPFPSQTRDGLDDLEQITQEFRLASNARDNVFWQTGFFYFKSDFTVNTEPFFVPPTEVRHKNDSWAVFGQVAWDLSDSTTLTAGIRYTDDEKEMTTGSTPNPQPLVEVGDDQVSWDLSLMHVLNDNVSVYARVASGFRAPSIQGRNIAFFDANPYSVATSETILSTEVGFKSEVSDRVRINGAVYYYTIDDQQFSAIGGNTNSNVLVNADKGVGIGTDVDAEFVLSDNFVMTIGASYNDTKIDDANLVTAVCAQCTVMDPLDGNGFAILDGNRFPQAPEYQFNITARYSTPVGDDDELYWYADYAHQGDANFFLYEAAEYHSGDIFEAGLRAGYIANNGQWEIAAFARNITDEENLKGGIDFNNNTGYVNEPRIFGLNFRMNFGE